In the genome of Croceimicrobium hydrocarbonivorans, one region contains:
- a CDS encoding TonB-dependent receptor domain-containing protein, with protein sequence MMIRTLRTFSLLLLLLPLGLRAQVSLVNLSGTVKSEKNQELLPFVNIQLLSPADSSFLSGTITDEQGLFNLSDIAPGKYLLSLSFIGFKGLYKELYIGSNSAYLDLGALYLKEDNEQLEEVVVSARKEALSAKMDKKTYLPEDNLSQSGGSVLQTLSQLPGISTQEGEIQLRGSNQVMVLIDGKQTAITGFGKQNGLDNIPASAIEKIEIINNPSAQYDANGNAGIINIILKKQDASGLNGQAGLSSGLGALWVRKENLPGIRPQYQATPKINPSIALNYRKNKMNLFLQADHLYTESLNRNEFVNRSYDDGTQIDQQLKRNRNTHFFTSKAGLDYQLDGSNSFSLATYFSRKSIKDYGDQPFFNGRTGENLRLWQFLEDEVLTAIMGSLDYEHKFPEPGHLLKVGYRYSFDREDESYFFDNKLPSYQSKESFHLIADQKVSDFNLDYQRPLQHGLLETGLKFRQRIIPTNMQFNPSAQHSVLDAGADGIATYRETIPALYGNLNYEIQDWEAELGLRLEYVDLYYEVSPGHNTYKSDGYQYLQPFPNARIAYKISDRDKLSLFFNRRVDRPDEVDIRIFPKYDDAEIIKVGNPALKPQFTNSLELGYKHAWEKGSIYSAAYHRMSKAQISRIAIQSDTSNLIYNISQNTGTAFNSGIELDLNQKLSKWLRLNANLNLYYNQISAFTVLNRYPKLSYYSAPAQDLLSGNFKLNINFKLGQFTDLQISSIYLAPDIIPQGKIDARYSLNFGLSRRLQKGKGEFFINATDLLNTMVIRQEINADGFKYSSANYYETQVIRIGYKYKF encoded by the coding sequence ATGATGATTAGAACCCTAAGAACTTTTAGTCTCTTACTGCTCTTATTACCCCTGGGCCTTCGGGCCCAGGTAAGCTTGGTGAATCTATCAGGGACCGTGAAATCCGAAAAAAATCAAGAGCTCCTTCCCTTCGTAAATATTCAATTGCTTAGTCCCGCTGATTCGAGCTTCCTGAGTGGCACCATAACAGATGAGCAAGGCCTTTTCAATTTAAGCGACATTGCACCGGGAAAATACTTGCTTTCACTTTCCTTTATTGGATTTAAGGGCCTGTATAAGGAACTTTATATTGGTTCCAATTCCGCCTATTTGGATTTGGGGGCCCTATATCTAAAGGAGGATAATGAGCAATTAGAGGAAGTGGTGGTTTCAGCGCGCAAAGAAGCACTCAGCGCCAAAATGGATAAGAAAACCTACCTCCCCGAAGATAATCTGAGTCAGAGCGGTGGTAGTGTTTTGCAAACTCTTAGTCAATTGCCAGGGATTAGCACCCAGGAGGGGGAAATTCAATTGCGAGGCAGTAATCAAGTGATGGTCCTAATTGATGGCAAACAGACGGCGATTACTGGCTTTGGCAAGCAGAATGGTCTGGATAATATTCCGGCTTCTGCCATCGAAAAGATTGAAATCATTAATAATCCTTCCGCTCAATATGATGCCAATGGAAATGCTGGTATCATTAACATTATTCTTAAGAAGCAAGATGCCAGCGGTTTAAATGGACAAGCAGGCCTGAGTTCCGGATTGGGTGCATTATGGGTACGCAAGGAAAACCTTCCTGGTATTAGGCCTCAATATCAAGCTACCCCGAAAATTAACCCTAGCATAGCGCTGAACTATCGTAAGAACAAGATGAATCTTTTCCTTCAGGCAGATCATCTTTATACCGAAAGTTTGAACCGAAACGAATTCGTAAACCGAAGCTATGATGATGGCACTCAGATCGATCAGCAATTAAAACGAAATCGCAATACCCATTTTTTCACTTCGAAGGCAGGATTGGATTATCAATTGGATGGCAGTAATAGTTTCAGCCTGGCTACCTATTTCAGTAGAAAAAGCATTAAAGATTATGGGGATCAACCTTTCTTTAATGGCAGAACTGGTGAAAATTTACGCCTATGGCAATTCCTGGAAGATGAAGTTCTAACTGCCATCATGGGTTCCTTAGACTACGAACATAAATTTCCGGAACCCGGGCATCTCCTTAAAGTTGGCTATCGCTATAGTTTCGACCGAGAAGATGAAAGCTATTTCTTCGATAATAAACTGCCGAGCTATCAAAGCAAGGAATCATTCCATCTCATTGCGGATCAGAAAGTATCCGATTTCAATTTAGATTATCAAAGGCCTTTACAACATGGCCTTTTGGAAACGGGACTAAAATTTAGACAGCGAATTATCCCTACCAATATGCAGTTTAATCCTTCTGCTCAACATTCTGTTTTGGATGCAGGTGCGGATGGCATTGCTACTTACCGTGAGACCATTCCTGCGCTCTACGGAAACCTGAATTATGAGATTCAAGACTGGGAGGCAGAACTAGGTTTAAGGCTGGAATATGTGGATTTATACTATGAGGTAAGCCCGGGACATAATACCTATAAAAGTGATGGCTATCAATATTTACAACCTTTCCCCAATGCGCGCATCGCCTATAAAATTTCGGATAGGGATAAATTGAGTTTATTCTTCAATCGCCGGGTGGATCGCCCAGATGAAGTGGACATTCGCATTTTCCCAAAATATGATGACGCGGAAATCATTAAGGTGGGAAATCCCGCCCTGAAACCTCAATTCACCAATAGCTTGGAACTCGGCTATAAGCATGCCTGGGAAAAAGGTTCTATCTACAGCGCTGCTTACCATCGAATGTCTAAGGCTCAGATAAGTCGAATAGCGATTCAATCCGATACCTCAAATTTGATTTACAATATCTCCCAAAATACGGGTACTGCCTTTAACAGTGGAATTGAACTGGATTTGAATCAAAAACTAAGTAAATGGCTGAGGCTGAATGCCAACCTTAATCTGTATTATAATCAAATTTCGGCCTTTACAGTGCTTAATCGCTACCCTAAATTGAGCTATTACAGTGCACCGGCCCAAGATTTACTATCCGGAAATTTCAAACTGAACATCAATTTCAAACTGGGTCAATTTACTGATCTGCAGATCAGCAGCATTTACTTGGCACCAGATATTATTCCTCAAGGTAAAATTGATGCACGTTATTCACTCAATTTCGGTTTAAGCCGCAGGCTTCAAAAAGGTAAAGGAGAGTTCTTCATCAATGCTACGGATTTACTCAATACCATGGTGATTCGTCAAGAAATAAACGCCGATGGATTCAAATACAGCAGTGCCAATTACTATGAAACACAAGTAATACGGATTGGTTACAAGTATAAGTTTTAG
- a CDS encoding sensor histidine kinase, translated as MKFEYRISLIYLIIGALWILFSDLAVNELVDSPALQNELQTYKGWFYVVATGALFFVFLRRHLGRLRTVEQSLESHQKSLEKTVQEKTRDLDQTLQALNEKHEKLQEKNEIIHNQNLQLQKALEDLKSAQSKLMQAEKMASIGLLTRGLAHEVNNPLNYISGGLVGLEDQKLAEHNEETQIYIRGIREGLQRVHRIIRSLNQMSNQGGEKKELCDIGRILDNVLVLLLPEYSTEIQIQNSIKAKEIQVVGNRAELYQVFFNIIQNAFQAMPDGGVLKLNAENLEAGIRVQIQDSGSGIATENLLKVTDPFFTTRSPGEGVGLGLSIAYNIIDQHKGKMSIQSQEGQGTTVTVEIPNS; from the coding sequence TTGAAGTTTGAATATCGCATTAGCTTAATCTATCTGATTATTGGGGCGCTTTGGATTCTGTTCTCAGATCTGGCTGTCAATGAATTGGTGGATTCCCCTGCCTTACAAAATGAACTCCAAACCTATAAAGGCTGGTTCTATGTGGTAGCCACTGGAGCCTTATTTTTTGTTTTTCTACGCCGACATCTAGGGCGACTGAGAACCGTTGAGCAAAGTTTGGAGTCTCATCAAAAAAGCTTAGAGAAGACCGTTCAAGAAAAAACGCGTGATTTAGATCAAACCTTGCAGGCATTGAATGAAAAGCATGAAAAGCTGCAGGAAAAGAATGAGATCATTCACAATCAAAATCTTCAATTACAGAAAGCACTCGAAGATCTGAAATCAGCACAAAGCAAATTGATGCAAGCTGAGAAAATGGCTTCCATTGGTCTTTTAACTCGGGGCTTGGCGCATGAGGTGAATAATCCTCTAAATTATATCTCTGGGGGTTTAGTAGGCCTCGAAGACCAGAAGCTGGCGGAGCATAATGAAGAAACCCAAATTTACATCCGCGGAATTCGTGAAGGACTTCAAAGAGTACATCGCATCATTCGCTCCTTAAACCAGATGAGTAATCAGGGTGGGGAGAAGAAAGAGCTTTGTGATATTGGTCGAATTCTCGACAATGTTTTGGTTTTACTGCTTCCCGAATACTCGACTGAAATTCAGATTCAAAACTCCATAAAAGCCAAAGAGATTCAGGTTGTTGGCAACCGGGCCGAACTTTATCAGGTTTTCTTTAATATTATTCAGAATGCCTTTCAGGCCATGCCAGATGGTGGGGTATTGAAGTTAAATGCCGAAAATCTGGAAGCCGGCATTCGCGTGCAAATCCAAGATAGTGGCAGCGGCATTGCCACCGAGAATCTTCTAAAAGTTACCGATCCGTTTTTTACCACCCGCTCTCCAGGCGAAGGGGTGGGGCTGGGATTATCGATAGCCTACAATATTATTGATCAGCATAAAGGTAAAATGAGTATCCAATCCCAAGAGGGCCAGGGTACCACCGTCACTGTTGAAATTCCTAATTCATGA
- a CDS encoding T9SS type A sorting domain-containing protein: MKSASLLLALLLCMPRVFAQHGEAILTGIVLESGTEDTISLFYISIKNQETGQIISLNKRFGDSTLGYQIDGIPPGIYNLSCYNFYSNQRKRILNVRLHEGFNNWYPRIEEPVNVEFVSRSPRYYPEYILDSEDFPEFKPLSLYPNPVHETAALAEGECYNRVDIYNVSGNLIKTIHFEAGQEQKMELSDLPFGFYICKASSDKFDFSETVKFIKL, translated from the coding sequence ATGAAATCTGCTTCGCTTTTACTTGCCCTTCTGCTCTGCATGCCCAGAGTATTTGCCCAACATGGAGAGGCTATTTTAACCGGTATTGTATTGGAGTCAGGAACCGAAGACACTATTTCCCTTTTCTATATCTCCATTAAAAACCAGGAAACAGGTCAAATCATTTCCCTAAACAAAAGGTTTGGGGATAGTACCCTTGGCTACCAAATCGATGGAATACCACCCGGCATCTATAATTTGAGCTGTTATAATTTCTACAGCAATCAGCGTAAGCGAATTCTAAATGTTCGTCTGCACGAAGGATTTAACAATTGGTACCCTCGGATAGAAGAACCAGTAAATGTGGAATTTGTGAGCAGATCACCAAGGTATTACCCTGAGTATATTTTAGACTCTGAAGATTTCCCAGAATTTAAACCCTTAAGTCTCTATCCCAATCCCGTACATGAAACTGCTGCTCTTGCCGAAGGTGAATGCTACAATCGTGTGGATATATACAATGTAAGTGGGAACTTGATTAAAACTATCCATTTTGAAGCGGGACAAGAACAAAAAATGGAATTAAGTGATTTGCCTTTTGGCTTTTATATATGTAAAGCCAGTAGCGATAAGTTTGATTTTAGCGAAACTGTGAAATTCATCAAACTTTAG
- a CDS encoding PepSY-like domain-containing protein, which yields MKKVILSTAFLMGTVVFGYGQKSDSMKVPDAVQSAFKIKFPEATKVEWEKESTDEWEAEFKWNGKEYSANFKSDGQWLETEYEIKKSEVPKSILAHLDAAYSDYDLEEVERVETADGWAYEIEIEVNDEEWEVLVNEKGIIKQSQESEEEDDD from the coding sequence ATGAAGAAAGTAATTTTAAGCACTGCCTTCCTTATGGGAACAGTGGTCTTCGGCTACGGCCAGAAATCGGATTCAATGAAGGTACCGGATGCAGTACAAAGTGCCTTTAAAATCAAATTCCCGGAAGCCACTAAAGTGGAATGGGAAAAAGAATCTACGGATGAATGGGAAGCTGAATTCAAATGGAATGGCAAGGAATATTCCGCTAATTTCAAATCCGACGGGCAATGGTTGGAGACCGAATATGAAATAAAGAAAAGTGAGGTTCCCAAATCTATATTGGCGCATTTGGATGCTGCCTATTCCGACTACGATTTGGAAGAAGTAGAAAGAGTAGAAACCGCCGATGGCTGGGCCTATGAGATTGAAATTGAAGTGAATGATGAAGAATGGGAAGTCCTCGTCAATGAAAAAGGCATCATAAAACAAAGTCAAGAAAGCGAAGAAGAAGATGATGATTAG
- a CDS encoding response regulator transcription factor, which translates to MKILIIEDERELAQDMSSFLTHEDYRCEIAPDFPTAWDKIHDYEYDCILLDLMLPGGDGLKILEELKALNRSEGVIIISAKNALDDKIRGLKLGADDYLAKPFHQAELAARVESIIRRKQFDSQNKIQFQELSIDLNAKSVRVHEIEVILTRKEYNLLLFFLGNKGRVLSKAALAEHLSGDFADMFDSHDFVYAHVKNLKRKLKEAGYGNYIQTIYGTGYKWEA; encoded by the coding sequence ATGAAAATCTTAATCATCGAAGACGAAAGGGAATTAGCACAGGATATGAGCAGTTTCCTGACCCATGAAGATTATCGCTGCGAAATTGCTCCGGATTTTCCGACTGCCTGGGACAAGATTCACGACTATGAATACGATTGCATTCTACTGGATTTAATGCTTCCGGGAGGAGATGGCTTAAAAATCCTGGAGGAATTAAAGGCACTTAATCGCAGTGAAGGAGTGATAATCATATCCGCTAAAAATGCCCTCGATGATAAGATTAGAGGCCTAAAGCTTGGCGCCGATGATTACCTCGCTAAGCCCTTTCATCAAGCCGAATTAGCAGCTCGGGTAGAGTCCATTATACGCCGCAAACAATTTGACAGTCAAAATAAAATTCAATTTCAAGAGCTATCCATAGACCTAAATGCTAAAAGTGTAAGGGTACACGAAATTGAAGTGATTCTCACTCGAAAAGAATACAACCTGCTTCTGTTCTTCTTAGGAAATAAAGGTCGGGTACTTTCTAAAGCGGCTTTGGCCGAGCACCTGTCCGGCGATTTTGCCGATATGTTCGATAGTCATGATTTTGTTTATGCCCACGTAAAAAACTTGAAGCGCAAATTAAAAGAGGCCGGCTACGGCAATTATATCCAAACCATCTATGGAACCGGCTATAAATGGGAAGCATGA
- a CDS encoding sensor histidine kinase — protein MNRLLHKPLKAFALYALILLLGSIPVYVLVMDHIWNNELDENNKLRLEFIKSQLDKGHFNESELNKVIENWAILQPDIRIEKLEKPQPFEDRYYSIERPSILEPEDEDLERFRGLESYFELEKRAYRIRIETNIEELDETFAVISLITLSFLVIMVIGFVLLNRKITKQSWRPFYQSLQALKSFELSKGQKIELPETDILEFQELHHSIEEMAAKALASYQQQKSFIENASHELQTPLALLKSKIDLLSQKTEMSHEVRELISAINAPMARLSRINKNLLVLAKVESDQFQSDQNINLKQVIDNALLLFEDYLDDKELQCHFDDSESTPLQCDPFLIETLIQNLLSNAIRHSKNGSEIWIRLQGSQLKIANEGQESLDTEKLFQRFSRNNSSDKVSSGLGLAIVKEIAHKYQWQVSYSFESSRHIFRLDFS, from the coding sequence ATGAACAGATTACTACACAAACCGCTTAAGGCCTTTGCTCTCTATGCCCTGATTCTTCTCCTTGGCAGTATTCCAGTTTATGTTTTGGTAATGGATCATATCTGGAATAATGAGCTGGATGAAAACAATAAGCTGCGACTGGAATTCATTAAATCCCAATTAGATAAAGGTCATTTTAATGAAAGTGAACTCAATAAGGTCATTGAAAATTGGGCCATCCTTCAGCCCGATATTCGGATTGAAAAATTGGAAAAACCGCAACCTTTTGAAGATCGCTATTACAGCATTGAAAGGCCCAGCATTTTAGAGCCGGAAGATGAAGATCTGGAACGCTTTCGCGGATTGGAATCCTATTTCGAATTAGAGAAGCGAGCTTACCGAATTCGTATTGAAACCAATATTGAGGAACTGGATGAAACCTTTGCGGTGATTAGCCTTATCACCCTTAGCTTTCTGGTGATTATGGTGATAGGTTTTGTATTGCTTAATCGTAAAATCACCAAACAAAGCTGGCGCCCATTTTACCAAAGCCTGCAAGCATTAAAAAGCTTTGAGCTCAGTAAAGGACAAAAAATAGAGCTTCCCGAAACCGATATTTTGGAGTTTCAGGAACTTCATCATTCCATTGAAGAAATGGCAGCAAAGGCCTTGGCTAGCTATCAACAGCAAAAATCTTTTATTGAAAATGCCTCTCATGAGCTGCAAACTCCGCTGGCCCTGCTTAAATCCAAAATTGATCTCTTAAGCCAGAAAACCGAAATGAGTCATGAAGTCCGGGAATTAATATCTGCCATTAATGCCCCCATGGCCAGACTTAGTCGTATTAACAAAAACCTCCTGGTTTTGGCCAAGGTAGAAAGTGATCAATTTCAATCCGATCAAAATATCAATTTAAAGCAGGTCATCGATAATGCCCTTTTGCTTTTTGAGGATTATTTGGATGATAAAGAGCTTCAATGTCATTTTGATGATTCCGAATCTACCCCGCTCCAATGTGATCCATTCTTAATCGAAACACTTATCCAAAACCTACTTTCCAATGCCATACGGCACAGTAAAAATGGCTCAGAAATCTGGATAAGGCTGCAAGGGTCTCAATTGAAAATCGCCAATGAAGGCCAGGAAAGTCTGGATACGGAAAAACTCTTTCAACGTTTCTCGCGCAACAATTCTTCAGATAAAGTAAGCAGCGGCTTAGGCTTGGCGATTGTTAAAGAGATTGCCCATAAATACCAATGGCAGGTGAGCTATAGTTTTGAATCATCCAGGCATATCTTCCGCCTCGACTTTTCTTAA
- the aroQ gene encoding type II 3-dehydroquinate dehydratase codes for MKVGILNGPNLNLLGKREPEIYGHQGFESYLEKLQADFPEHEIQYRQSNVEGELVSALHELAEECEGIIFNPAAFTHTSIALADAAKSIDCPIIEVHLSNVYQRESFRHKSYLSPAAKGVITGLGLKGYELAMRALLG; via the coding sequence ATGAAAGTGGGTATTCTCAACGGTCCGAATCTCAACTTATTGGGAAAGCGCGAACCGGAAATTTACGGACATCAAGGCTTTGAATCCTATTTGGAAAAGCTGCAAGCGGATTTTCCCGAACATGAAATCCAGTATCGTCAATCTAATGTGGAAGGCGAATTGGTGAGTGCCTTGCATGAGCTGGCAGAGGAGTGTGAGGGAATCATCTTTAATCCTGCTGCCTTTACTCATACTTCGATCGCTTTGGCGGATGCGGCAAAATCGATTGACTGTCCTATTATCGAGGTGCATCTTTCCAATGTTTATCAGCGTGAAAGCTTCCGACATAAAAGCTATTTGTCGCCCGCTGCTAAGGGTGTAATCACTGGCCTGGGTCTTAAGGGCTATGAGTTGGCAATGAGAGCTTTGTTGGGCTAA
- the xerD gene encoding site-specific tyrosine recombinase XerD: MQWKGAIREFKNYLQLEKGLADNSVKAYLRDLNKIAHYFENEELGPLQLNLFRLEKCLRDLQNHGLSTRSQARLISSLRAFYKYLILEDYIDQNPAELLEGPKLDQKLPEYLEEEEVSAMIDSIDRSKPEGMRNVAIFETLYACGLRVSELVGLRLSDLFFKEDLIRVVGKGNKERLVPINSLAQKMIELYRQEVRVHLPIKKGSEDILFLNRRGSALSRAMIFNLVKDAASAAGIRKTISPHTFRHSFATHLVKHGADLRAVQEMLGHESITTTEIYTHLSQQQLRETILKFHPRSKDA; this comes from the coding sequence ATGCAGTGGAAAGGCGCCATTCGAGAATTCAAAAACTATCTGCAACTGGAGAAGGGTCTGGCCGATAATTCGGTGAAAGCCTATCTCCGTGACTTGAATAAAATTGCCCACTATTTCGAGAATGAAGAACTGGGACCCTTGCAATTGAACCTTTTCCGTTTGGAGAAATGCTTGCGAGATTTGCAAAATCATGGATTGAGCACCCGCAGTCAGGCCCGCTTAATTTCCTCCCTCCGTGCTTTTTATAAGTACCTAATTTTAGAAGACTATATCGATCAAAATCCTGCTGAACTACTGGAAGGACCTAAATTGGATCAAAAGCTTCCAGAGTATTTAGAGGAAGAAGAAGTATCGGCTATGATCGATAGTATTGATCGCTCCAAGCCCGAAGGCATGCGTAATGTGGCCATTTTCGAAACTCTTTATGCCTGTGGTTTGCGGGTTTCCGAATTAGTGGGTCTGCGCCTTTCCGATCTCTTTTTTAAGGAAGATCTTATTCGGGTAGTGGGCAAAGGCAATAAGGAAAGATTGGTTCCCATCAATAGCCTGGCTCAAAAGATGATTGAGCTGTACCGACAGGAAGTGCGGGTGCATCTGCCCATTAAAAAAGGCTCCGAAGACATTCTCTTCCTCAATCGCAGAGGCAGTGCCTTAAGTCGGGCCATGATATTCAATTTAGTGAAAGATGCTGCCTCCGCAGCGGGCATCCGCAAAACCATTTCGCCCCATACCTTTCGTCATAGCTTCGCTACCCACCTCGTAAAACATGGCGCCGATTTACGCGCTGTCCAAGAAATGCTGGGGCATGAAAGCATCACCACCACCGAGATTTATACCCATCTCAGTCAGCAGCAGTTAAGGGAAACTATTCTGAAGTTTCATCCTCGGTCTAAGGATGCTTAA
- a CDS encoding YbjQ family protein, producing MILSTTDYIPNREVTEIIGIARGSTVRARNIGRDFFAGLKNIVGGEIEEYTKLQAHAREQAMQRLEQDAQRLGADAVINIRLTTAMVMQGAAEILAYGTAVKLS from the coding sequence ATGATACTAAGTACCACCGACTATATACCGAACCGTGAAGTGACCGAGATAATAGGCATAGCGCGTGGAAGCACGGTTAGAGCCCGAAATATCGGTCGTGACTTCTTTGCCGGATTAAAAAATATCGTTGGTGGAGAAATTGAGGAATACACCAAGCTTCAGGCACATGCGCGCGAGCAGGCCATGCAAAGATTGGAGCAGGATGCCCAACGTTTAGGCGCCGATGCGGTGATCAATATCCGATTAACCACTGCGATGGTTATGCAAGGAGCGGCAGAAATTCTGGCCTATGGTACGGCAGTAAAATTGAGCTAA
- a CDS encoding alpha-ketoacid dehydrogenase subunit alpha/beta → MKFNRKGLTDQELIDFYTAILRPRLIEEKMLIALRQGRISKWFSGYGQEAISVGAALAMDSDEFMLPMHRNLGIFTTRKVPLYRLFSQFQGKANGFTKGRDRSFHFGSKDHKLVGMISHLGPQMGIADGIALAHKLKKEDKVCLVITGDGGASEGDFHEALNVAAVWKLPVIFLVENNQWGLSTPSHEQFAFKSFVYKAMGYGVKGKSIDGNNLLEVYHSIKEISEEIKKDSVPFILECKTFRMRGHEEASGTKYYPEGIQDEWADQDPVDNFRAFMINEDIISPDENENLTQGIKQEINAAFEEAFAEEPIVFNPETELADRFAPFEFVERPAGDQKEDRRLVDAIHDALDQSMEAHPNLVIMGQDIAKYGGVFKVTEGLADKYGYDRVRNTPLCESAIVGTGLGLSISGMKAVVEMQFADFVTEGFNQIVNNLAKIHYRWGQNADVVVRMPTGAGVAAGPFHSQSNEAWFTHVPGLKVVYPAFPSDAKGLLISAIEDPNPVLFFEHKALYRSISEPVADNYYNLPIGKAAVVREGNSATIVTYGAAVHWALDLAEEQGLDIEVIDLRTLMPLDEEAILNSVRKTHRALVLTEDTAFGSIANDIAALITEKAFEALDAPVRRCASMDMPVPFAAQLEQGFLAKSRLADTLKELLEY, encoded by the coding sequence ATGAAATTCAATCGAAAAGGATTGACCGATCAGGAATTGATCGACTTTTATACCGCCATTCTTCGTCCCCGCTTAATCGAGGAGAAAATGTTGATCGCCCTGCGTCAGGGGCGGATTTCCAAATGGTTTTCCGGCTATGGTCAGGAGGCAATTTCAGTAGGCGCGGCCTTAGCGATGGACTCTGATGAGTTTATGCTTCCAATGCATCGAAACCTGGGGATTTTCACCACTCGTAAGGTGCCTTTATACCGTTTGTTCTCCCAATTTCAGGGTAAAGCTAATGGCTTTACTAAGGGTAGAGACCGTTCTTTCCACTTCGGTTCTAAGGACCATAAACTGGTAGGGATGATTTCCCATCTCGGTCCGCAAATGGGAATTGCCGATGGTATTGCTCTGGCCCATAAGCTTAAAAAAGAGGATAAGGTTTGTTTGGTGATTACCGGTGATGGTGGGGCCAGTGAAGGCGATTTTCATGAAGCCTTAAACGTAGCTGCCGTTTGGAAACTGCCCGTAATCTTTCTGGTAGAGAATAATCAGTGGGGATTGAGTACGCCCAGTCATGAACAATTTGCCTTCAAAAGCTTCGTCTATAAAGCGATGGGCTATGGTGTGAAAGGGAAGAGTATCGATGGTAACAACCTCCTGGAAGTTTATCATTCGATTAAAGAAATCAGTGAAGAAATAAAGAAGGACTCCGTTCCTTTCATATTGGAGTGTAAAACCTTCCGCATGCGTGGGCATGAAGAAGCTAGTGGCACTAAATATTATCCCGAAGGCATTCAAGATGAATGGGCGGATCAAGATCCGGTAGATAATTTCCGGGCCTTCATGATTAATGAGGACATTATTAGTCCCGATGAAAATGAAAATTTAACACAGGGCATTAAGCAGGAAATCAATGCGGCTTTTGAAGAGGCTTTCGCCGAAGAGCCCATTGTGTTTAATCCTGAAACAGAATTAGCTGATCGTTTTGCCCCCTTCGAATTTGTAGAGCGTCCGGCGGGCGATCAAAAGGAAGATCGTCGTTTGGTAGACGCCATCCACGATGCATTGGATCAAAGTATGGAGGCCCATCCCAATTTGGTGATTATGGGTCAGGATATAGCTAAATATGGTGGTGTTTTCAAAGTAACCGAAGGCCTGGCCGACAAATACGGTTACGATCGAGTGCGAAATACCCCTTTATGCGAATCGGCCATTGTGGGTACGGGTTTAGGCCTGAGTATCTCAGGAATGAAAGCGGTGGTAGAAATGCAATTTGCCGACTTCGTTACCGAAGGCTTTAATCAGATTGTAAATAACCTGGCTAAGATTCACTACCGCTGGGGGCAGAATGCCGATGTGGTAGTGCGCATGCCTACCGGAGCGGGAGTAGCGGCTGGTCCATTCCACAGCCAGAGTAATGAGGCCTGGTTTACCCATGTGCCCGGATTAAAAGTGGTGTATCCTGCTTTTCCATCCGATGCCAAAGGTTTGCTGATCAGCGCTATAGAAGATCCTAACCCGGTGCTCTTTTTTGAGCATAAAGCACTGTATCGTTCCATTTCGGAGCCGGTGGCCGACAATTACTATAATTTACCCATCGGCAAAGCAGCAGTAGTGCGCGAAGGAAATTCCGCCACCATAGTTACTTATGGAGCTGCGGTACATTGGGCTTTGGATTTAGCAGAAGAACAAGGTTTGGATATTGAGGTAATCGATCTCCGAACTCTAATGCCTCTGGATGAGGAAGCAATCCTTAACTCAGTTCGTAAAACCCATCGCGCCTTAGTGTTAACCGAGGATACCGCTTTTGGAAGTATAGCCAATGATATTGCCGCACTTATTACTGAAAAGGCATTCGAAGCCTTGGATGCGCCGGTACGTCGTTGTGCGAGTATGGATATGCCGGTTCCTTTTGCTGCGCAATTGGAGCAGGGATTCTTGGCGAAAAGCCGATTGGCCGATACTTTGAAGGAGCTATTGGAGTATTAG
- a CDS encoding response regulator has product MSLPQILYVDDEEMNLLLFSLNFKKHFEVLTAKDPQEAYQKVAAGLKPDVVVSDMKMPGQNGVEFLQSIRGHLQEAPFYILTGFEINEEIQQALNSGLIRNYLRKPFNRDSLLEEFQRVVGQN; this is encoded by the coding sequence ATGAGTTTACCCCAAATTCTCTATGTTGATGATGAGGAGATGAATTTGCTCCTTTTCAGTCTCAATTTCAAAAAGCACTTTGAGGTGCTCACCGCTAAAGATCCGCAAGAGGCTTATCAAAAGGTTGCTGCTGGCTTAAAGCCGGATGTGGTAGTAAGTGATATGAAGATGCCTGGACAAAATGGAGTTGAGTTTTTGCAGAGTATTCGCGGCCATCTTCAAGAAGCACCATTTTATATCCTAACCGGCTTTGAGATTAATGAAGAAATTCAACAGGCCCTTAATTCCGGCTTGATTCGAAATTATTTGCGAAAACCTTTTAATCGAGATTCTCTCTTGGAGGAATTTCAACGGGTAGTAGGTCAAAATTGA